The following are from one region of the Sorghum bicolor cultivar BTx623 chromosome 2, Sorghum_bicolor_NCBIv3, whole genome shotgun sequence genome:
- the LOC110432483 gene encoding uncharacterized protein LOC110432483 isoform X2 — MVTAANKARRRRSLPLSSPSLSPGIAACLSSPDAASSPRSALLGDSAANLVRDDACVPRRRPPPATVRSMAASVPAPWRWPLPLSASEHRHGELPVSSTCSDPSCSYSTPSRFGILAV; from the exons ATGGTGACGGCCGCGAACAAGGCACGGCGGCGACgctcccttccactctcctccccctccctctctcctgGTATTGCAGCATGTCTGTCGAGCCCCGACGCCGCGTCTTCACCACGCAGTGCGCTCCTGGGCGACAGCGCAGCCAATCTGGTGCGCGACGACGCGTGTGTGCCCCGGCGGCGGCCGCCCCCCGCCACAGTGCGTAGCATGGCTGCCAGCGTGCCTGCCCCATGGCGATGGCCGCTCCCGCTG TCTGCATCGGAGCACAGACATGGGGAGCTGCCGGTGTCGTCGACTTGCTCCGACCCCTCCTGCTCCTACTCAACACCCTCTAGGTTTGGGATCCTTGCAGTGTGA
- the LOC110432483 gene encoding uncharacterized protein LOC110432483 isoform X1, with protein MVTAANKARRRRSLPLSSPSLSPGIAACLSSPDAASSPRSALLGDSAANLVRDDACVPRRRPPPATVRSMAASVPAPWRWPLPLVCSASEHRHGELPVSSTCSDPSCSYSTPSRFGILAV; from the exons ATGGTGACGGCCGCGAACAAGGCACGGCGGCGACgctcccttccactctcctccccctccctctctcctgGTATTGCAGCATGTCTGTCGAGCCCCGACGCCGCGTCTTCACCACGCAGTGCGCTCCTGGGCGACAGCGCAGCCAATCTGGTGCGCGACGACGCGTGTGTGCCCCGGCGGCGGCCGCCCCCCGCCACAGTGCGTAGCATGGCTGCCAGCGTGCCTGCCCCATGGCGATGGCCGCTCCCGCTGGTCTGC TCTGCATCGGAGCACAGACATGGGGAGCTGCCGGTGTCGTCGACTTGCTCCGACCCCTCCTGCTCCTACTCAACACCCTCTAGGTTTGGGATCCTTGCAGTGTGA